Sequence from the Maribellus comscasis genome:
CGACTTTGATAAGACTGACGATGAGGTGGTTATTTTTTATAACCAAAGGGGGAAAGAAGAGCGTGAATTTGATGTACTAAAAAACGACTTCGGTTGGAATAAACTCCCTTTCTCGAAAATGGAACAAAATACCGTATTCCTGATAATGGCAGCCATGGGACGGAACCTATACGATTACATTATACATGAATTCTCTACACGCTATAAAAATCTTAAGCCAAACTTCAGAATAAAAAAGTTCATTTTCAGGTTTGTCTGCATTCCTGCAAAATGGGTCAGGACCGGAAGGGAAATTAAATTACGTCTTTATGGGAGCATCCCAACTTAAAACTTCAGTCTCCTTTATTATAGCGTAATATGGCCATCTTAAAAATGTAAATGCTTTTCGGGAAGTATATGAAAAATATTTGTCCCAGATTTAAGAAAATAGCGCTAAAACAAGGGGGACAAGGAAAATTTGTAGTAACATAATATGAAAACTACATTTAAACAAATATTTACAACAAATAAATGATACTCGAAGGGTTTTACATCGGAAAATTTGTATCAAATCGTAGACTTACGGATTTTAGGTTGTATCTCGCGCCTCTTTGAAAACAAAAGAAAGATAAGTCAGTAAGTAACCTCATTGCCGGAAAGAAATTCCCGCAACTCCGATAAACTATCTGCACCAATCAGCCCCACACCGGCTTTTGACAATGCGCTCCAAATCGCTTGTCTTTGTCCGGCTGTTTGGTTTGGCGTTCCCCAAAAACGGAGAATATATCCCTTATCTTTTGCTTTTCCCGCGATTTCGTTAAGTTGTTGTTTTTCTTTTTCGGGCATTTCCCCGGAACCGTTCCACGAAAAATATTTTGTCCAGTTATCACTGACTACAGGCATCAGAGAAGGAGAAATTTCCGAATCGATATTTTGTAACCTTCCGTCGTATCCGGCAAAACGTAATTTTTGCGATTGCATATATTCAAACGGCCGGTTACCTGAAACGACCACCGTCACTGCTCCTGTTTTCTTTTTCCCTTTTTCAAAAACAGTCAAATATTCCGCATAGTCCTTTAATATTTTGTCAAGTAACTGATAGGTTCTGTTTGCATCATCTTTGATATCAACAAGCAGAATTATCTCTTCTGCATTTCCATATACAGAACCATTGTTGTCACCAATTCTTTCTTTCAAAGGTTCAAGATACAGTTCCCTCAGGGTTCTTCCCGGTTTTATCTGGTCTTTGTCATGGGCCACATACAACGAGTCGCCCACTGAATAAACATCAGCTTCAATACTTTTAAAGCGATTCTCCAATGCATCAAAAAGAGGACGGTCATGTTCATAATCGTTATGCGCATGTGCAGGCAAAATACCTTTTTTCGCGGTTGTTACTTTAAAACGGTTGATTGTTGAAATTTCTTTTATATTATATCCGCAGGCCAAAATAACCGGATCTCCGTTAGCTTCAAATCCCACCCCCGCAGCGGCTTTAAAACTGCATCCGTTGTTGCAATCAAATGATTTGGAAGCCAGCAATTTCAGATTGAAATCACCTGCCTGATTTTTACTCATTAGAAAAAGACTGGCTATATTTTTATCCTTATCATCCTGACCAAGTCCAACCAAAAACAATTTATTGCCAGAGGTAAACAAATTGATATTTTGCCATGGCAGCCATTGTTTATTTGATAAGTTTTGCGGAAAAATAGTTTCTGTGTTTAGCGAGAAGTCAAGACGAAATTCACCTCCGGGGAAATCATCAGCATCACAGGTGTAAAAGTCGATATTCCGCGTATCCCAGTCGCCAACGGCTAACAGAATCTTATTTTCATATTCCGTTATTCCCACACAACCTGCCGTAGATCTGTACGCTGCCCCTTCCCTTTTGATTACCGACACCGGCTTGTTTAAAACATTTTCCGGCTCAGAGAGATCATAAATACAAACTTTCGATTTATCCTTTAATTCATTGTCTTCAACGCCAACAGCCATATAATTTTGATAAACCTGGAAGCCTCCTGCATGTTTAAAGGGTTTATCCATCAACTTATTAATCCGTACAACTTCGTTTGTTTCCCCTTTTTTTACCACAGCACAATACGAATAGGAACCGGAACTTCCAGTTAAAACAAAATATCGACCGGAAGACGTTTGTAATGACTGAATTCCCTGAATATGCCCTCCCGTATTATTAATTTCAAAAGCATTGGTGAA
This genomic interval carries:
- a CDS encoding phosphatidylinositol-specific phospholipase C/glycerophosphodiester phosphodiesterase family protein; translation: MIEYNRKGNIKFLKIIFLHEYFFLLPVLFLFMSFDSQAQGHRGSQLQDKWHEFGLAPEIVRFTNAFEINNTGGHIQGIQSLQTSSGRYFVLTGSSGSYSYCAVVKKGETNEVVRINKLMDKPFKHAGGFQVYQNYMAVGVEDNELKDKSKVCIYDLSEPENVLNKPVSVIKREGAAYRSTAGCVGITEYENKILLAVGDWDTRNIDFYTCDADDFPGGEFRLDFSLNTETIFPQNLSNKQWLPWQNINLFTSGNKLFLVGLGQDDKDKNIASLFLMSKNQAGDFNLKLLASKSFDCNNGCSFKAAAGVGFEANGDPVILACGYNIKEISTINRFKVTTAKKGILPAHAHNDYEHDRPLFDALENRFKSIEADVYSVGDSLYVAHDKDQIKPGRTLRELYLEPLKERIGDNNGSVYGNAEEIILLVDIKDDANRTYQLLDKILKDYAEYLTVFEKGKKKTGAVTVVVSGNRPFEYMQSQKLRFAGYDGRLQNIDSEISPSLMPVVSDNWTKYFSWNGSGEMPEKEKQQLNEIAGKAKDKGYILRFWGTPNQTAGQRQAIWSALSKAGVGLIGADSLSELREFLSGNEVTY